A DNA window from Pseudorasbora parva isolate DD20220531a chromosome 19, ASM2467924v1, whole genome shotgun sequence contains the following coding sequences:
- the LOC137048226 gene encoding UPF0500 protein C1orf216 homolog isoform X2 produces MLQQDRASNPAFSGQSPARPPSTLNVGQKRCEKDGNFNLLGQDDENRNQVKKTLGRDPSGPLSPLSRLPCWSPLEPLPEIESGDDMGGRVPPDGAEEGKLDEEMRRVTDDEKEDEDGGIEWADSEEEFEFSYRSESSSIFSMESGDIGGPNALWDQICQPNSDSVEVQKKAERRRESTGAAEVGSSDSDSDPCSELPELMEAVWTLQDRERFKAQEMEKHQVQLTMYRRLALIRWVRTLQTRVQEQQNRLQSSFDIILTHRKELLRMGAATAAQ; encoded by the coding sequence ATGCTCCAGCAGGATCGGGCCTCGAACCCAGCCTTCAGCGGTCAATCGCCGGCCAGACCGCCATCGACTCTTAACGTCGGCCAGAAGAGATGCGAGAAAGATGGCAACTTtaacctcctgggccaggatgACGAGAACCGAAACCAGGTGAAGAAAACTTTGGGCCGAGATCCATCCGGACCACTTTCGCCATTATCTCGCCTCCCATGCTGGAGCCCACTGGAGCCTCTTCCGGAGATCGAGAGCGGAGACGATATGGGCGGAAGAGTTCCTCCAGATGGGGCCGAGGAAGGAAAGCTTGATGAAGAGATGAGGAGAGTGACGGATGATGAGAAGGAGGATGAGGATGGAGGGATCGAATGGGCCGATAGTGAAGAAGAGTTCGAGTTCAGCTACCGGTCTGAAAGCTCGTCCATATTCAGCATGGAGAGCGGAGACATCGGGGGACCAAACGCACTTTGGGATCAAATCTGCCAGCCAAATTCAGACAGCGTTGAAGTCCAGAAGAAGGCGGAGCGGCGCAGAGAGAGCACCGGAGCGGCTGAAGTCGGATCGTCAGACTCAGATAGCGATCCGTGCTCCGAGCTTCCGGAGCTCATGGAGGCCGTTTGGACGCTCCAGGACCGGGAGAGGTTTAAAGCACAGGAGATGGAGAAGCATCAGGTCCAGCTGACCATGTACCGCCGCCTGGCCCTCATCCGCTGGGTCCGCACCTTACAAACCCGAGTCCAGGAGCAGCAGAACCGGCTCCAGTCCAGCTTCGACATCATTCTAACACACAGGAAAGAGCTGCTGCGCATGGGCGCCGCCACGGCTGCCCAATAA
- the LOC137048226 gene encoding UPF0500 protein C1orf216 homolog isoform X1, whose translation MGASESHSRLKMLQQDRASNPAFSGQSPARPPSTLNVGQKRCEKDGNFNLLGQDDENRNQVKKTLGRDPSGPLSPLSRLPCWSPLEPLPEIESGDDMGGRVPPDGAEEGKLDEEMRRVTDDEKEDEDGGIEWADSEEEFEFSYRSESSSIFSMESGDIGGPNALWDQICQPNSDSVEVQKKAERRRESTGAAEVGSSDSDSDPCSELPELMEAVWTLQDRERFKAQEMEKHQVQLTMYRRLALIRWVRTLQTRVQEQQNRLQSSFDIILTHRKELLRMGAATAAQ comes from the exons ATGGG AGCGAGTGAATCTCACAGCAGACTGAAAATGCTCCAGCAGGATCGGGCCTCGAACCCAGCCTTCAGCGGTCAATCGCCGGCCAGACCGCCATCGACTCTTAACGTCGGCCAGAAGAGATGCGAGAAAGATGGCAACTTtaacctcctgggccaggatgACGAGAACCGAAACCAGGTGAAGAAAACTTTGGGCCGAGATCCATCCGGACCACTTTCGCCATTATCTCGCCTCCCATGCTGGAGCCCACTGGAGCCTCTTCCGGAGATCGAGAGCGGAGACGATATGGGCGGAAGAGTTCCTCCAGATGGGGCCGAGGAAGGAAAGCTTGATGAAGAGATGAGGAGAGTGACGGATGATGAGAAGGAGGATGAGGATGGAGGGATCGAATGGGCCGATAGTGAAGAAGAGTTCGAGTTCAGCTACCGGTCTGAAAGCTCGTCCATATTCAGCATGGAGAGCGGAGACATCGGGGGACCAAACGCACTTTGGGATCAAATCTGCCAGCCAAATTCAGACAGCGTTGAAGTCCAGAAGAAGGCGGAGCGGCGCAGAGAGAGCACCGGAGCGGCTGAAGTCGGATCGTCAGACTCAGATAGCGATCCGTGCTCCGAGCTTCCGGAGCTCATGGAGGCCGTTTGGACGCTCCAGGACCGGGAGAGGTTTAAAGCACAGGAGATGGAGAAGCATCAGGTCCAGCTGACCATGTACCGCCGCCTGGCCCTCATCCGCTGGGTCCGCACCTTACAAACCCGAGTCCAGGAGCAGCAGAACCGGCTCCAGTCCAGCTTCGACATCATTCTAACACACAGGAAAGAGCTGCTGCGCATGGGCGCCGCCACGGCTGCCCAATAA